The proteins below come from a single Parafrankia discariae genomic window:
- the hpnH gene encoding adenosyl-hopene transferase HpnH: MSIPRRQAIKIGAYLLKQKIARRDKFPITLELEPLFACNLSCEGCGKIQHPADVLKQRMPVEQALAAVDECGAPVVCLAGGEPLMHPQIEQIVEGLVKRKKFIYLCTNAVLLPRKIDKLKPSPYLSLAVHIDGLEDRHDESVAKKGVFAQAVDAIKDAQERGFRVTTNTTFFNTDTPQTVIEVLDFLNNDLNVDGMMLSPAYAYEKAPEQDKFLGVKETQELFRKAFADGRRKRWRIQHSPLFLDFLEGKVDFPCTAWGIPSYSLYGWQKPCYLMGDGYASSYKELLETTDWESYGRGRDPRCENCMAHCGYEPTAIAATLTSLRESIRATR, from the coding sequence ATGAGCATTCCGCGGCGTCAGGCGATCAAGATCGGTGCCTATCTGCTGAAGCAGAAAATCGCACGTCGAGACAAGTTCCCGATCACGCTCGAGCTGGAACCGCTGTTCGCGTGCAACCTCTCCTGCGAGGGCTGCGGCAAGATCCAGCACCCCGCGGACGTCCTCAAGCAGCGCATGCCGGTCGAGCAGGCGCTGGCCGCCGTCGACGAGTGCGGCGCGCCCGTCGTGTGTCTGGCGGGTGGCGAGCCGCTGATGCACCCACAGATCGAGCAGATCGTGGAAGGCCTGGTCAAGCGCAAGAAGTTCATCTACCTCTGCACGAACGCGGTGCTGCTCCCGCGCAAGATCGACAAGCTGAAGCCCTCGCCGTACCTGTCGCTCGCGGTGCACATCGACGGGCTTGAGGACCGCCACGACGAGTCCGTGGCGAAGAAGGGCGTCTTCGCCCAGGCCGTCGACGCGATCAAGGACGCGCAGGAACGCGGATTCCGGGTGACGACGAACACCACGTTCTTCAACACCGACACCCCGCAGACCGTCATCGAGGTCCTGGACTTCCTGAACAACGACCTCAACGTCGACGGCATGATGCTCTCGCCGGCCTACGCCTACGAGAAGGCCCCTGAGCAGGACAAGTTCCTGGGCGTCAAGGAGACTCAGGAGCTTTTCCGCAAGGCGTTCGCCGACGGCCGGCGCAAGCGCTGGCGCATCCAGCACTCGCCGCTGTTCCTCGACTTCCTCGAGGGCAAGGTCGACTTCCCCTGCACGGCATGGGGAATTCCGTCCTACTCCCTCTACGGCTGGCAGAAGCCGTGCTACCTGATGGGTGACGGATACGCCTCGAGCTACAAGGAGCTTCTCGAGACGACCGACTGGGAGTCGTACGGCCGGGGCCGCGACCCCCGCTGTGAGAACTGCATGGCGCACTGCGGCTACGAGCCGACGGCCATCGCCGCCACGCTGACCTCGCTGCGGGAGTCCATCCGCGCGACGCGCTGA
- a CDS encoding helix-turn-helix domain-containing protein has protein sequence MGEIVQRRKAAGLSQAQLANRVRYQPSYLSKAERGLLGVPSQSLVAAIDAELNAGGVLVELRSHAWLEDKGGQAGVIWRGAQEEVDITDRRQLIVGGGAVAVGPAAAAALPVVPASSDAPASSGRPAPSSAPGVPAPRSGPTGPPAPSRIDLSGRWWTSWQTFRDGAEVQSSQEVSVAQSGEVLHIEAVSRGLALEDGGYLWSGELRVFDNEVVMGWYAAVDGPVRSKGTLFLSLHPHGDRLTGRWVGLSYDGLFIEGWGAMARSEEATVTLIDRLKKQFPKVA, from the coding sequence TTGGGTGAAATCGTCCAGCGCAGGAAGGCCGCCGGGCTCAGTCAAGCCCAGCTGGCCAACCGGGTGCGTTACCAACCGAGTTACCTCTCGAAGGCCGAGCGCGGCCTGCTCGGCGTGCCGTCGCAGTCGCTCGTGGCCGCGATCGACGCGGAGCTGAACGCCGGCGGTGTGCTCGTCGAGCTGCGCAGCCACGCGTGGCTGGAGGACAAGGGCGGTCAGGCTGGCGTCATCTGGCGGGGAGCCCAGGAGGAGGTGGACATCACGGATCGCCGACAGCTCATCGTCGGGGGCGGCGCCGTCGCGGTCGGGCCGGCAGCGGCCGCGGCCCTGCCGGTCGTGCCGGCATCGTCCGACGCGCCGGCATCATCGGGGCGCCCGGCACCGTCGAGCGCGCCGGGCGTGCCCGCGCCCCGGTCCGGACCGACCGGGCCCCCGGCACCGAGCCGGATCGACCTGTCGGGGCGGTGGTGGACGTCCTGGCAGACCTTCCGGGACGGTGCGGAGGTCCAGTCCTCGCAGGAGGTCAGCGTGGCGCAGTCCGGCGAGGTCCTCCACATCGAGGCGGTCTCGCGCGGGCTGGCCCTGGAGGACGGCGGCTATCTGTGGTCGGGCGAGCTGCGGGTCTTCGACAACGAGGTCGTCATGGGGTGGTACGCGGCGGTCGACGGCCCGGTCCGGTCGAAGGGCACGCTGTTCCTCTCGCTGCACCCGCACGGTGACCGGCTCACCGGTCGCTGGGTCGGCCTCAGCTACGACGGCCTGTTCATCGAGGGGTGGGGCGCGATGGCTCGTTCGGAGGAGGCCACCGTCACCCTCATCGACCGCCTCAAGAAACAGTTCCCGAAGGTGGCGTGA
- a CDS encoding peroxiredoxin yields MATPAIGQPAPDFTLPGLTLTGEEATRSEFTLSAERGHPVVLAFYPGDNTPVCTKQMCSYAAGIEVFRDLGALVWGISPQGLDSHEAFARSYSLSFPLLADTDRKAVKQYGISLPGLGLRRSVFLVDAEGVLRWKQVGLIGVTYSDVETIAKQLAQF; encoded by the coding sequence ATGGCGACGCCCGCGATCGGCCAGCCGGCGCCCGACTTCACGCTGCCCGGCCTGACCCTGACCGGAGAGGAGGCCACCCGGTCCGAGTTCACCCTCTCCGCGGAGCGGGGGCACCCGGTCGTTCTCGCCTTCTACCCGGGTGACAACACTCCGGTCTGCACGAAGCAGATGTGTTCCTACGCCGCCGGCATCGAGGTGTTCCGTGACCTGGGGGCCCTGGTCTGGGGAATCAGCCCGCAGGGACTCGACAGCCACGAGGCCTTCGCCCGGTCGTATTCTCTCAGCTTCCCCCTGCTCGCGGACACCGACCGCAAGGCCGTGAAGCAGTATGGCATCTCCCTGCCAGGGCTCGGGCTGCGCCGGTCGGTGTTCCTCGTGGACGCGGAGGGCGTACTACGTTGGAAGCAGGTCGGGCTGATCGGAGTGACCTACTCCGATGTGGAGACGATCGCCAAACAGCTCGCTCAGTTCTGA
- a CDS encoding NAD(P)/FAD-dependent oxidoreductase — MSEYDYSVAILGSGIAGSTLANILARHGHSVVLIDSGTHPRFALGESTIGETTYLLKLLAQRFDVPELGHVSSFEGVRRHVSSACGVKRNFGFVYHREGEVQDPEEVTQCSVSEFPNGPEMHMHRQDIDSYLFYSAVRHGAHPRQRTSVDHMEITDDAATLTTRAGERIRVRYVVDASGRNSVLANQYGLREDPCRFRTHSRTLFTHMVGVRPFDEVTRPSGQPSPWHQGTLHHIFDGGWLWVIPFDNHQRATNPLCSVGLNLDTRRFPKQPGVTADEEWQTYLGRFPSVARQFAAARPTWDWVSTGRTQYSSTRTVGDRWAMMSHAAGAVDALFSRGMANTMQVIYAFAPMLMDALADGDLSAERFASIDQLNQTILDVNDRLVAGSYTSFRDFDLWRAWSKVWFMAWNLGISRIVGTYFGFLERGDPALFDQLFDAPFPGTFCPDLPEFQDLFRRLGGVLDEVEQGRATPAEAVGRLADLLGTAAFLPEPLRLGDVLRRWHDGSFDAQRQMYEWGRSASPRPLRRWYDYDLDVLLARTGAVPQPAAF, encoded by the coding sequence ATGAGCGAGTACGACTATTCGGTTGCCATTCTCGGCAGCGGCATCGCCGGCTCGACACTGGCCAACATCCTCGCCCGCCACGGTCACAGCGTGGTACTCATCGACAGTGGAACACATCCACGATTCGCGCTCGGGGAATCGACGATCGGCGAGACGACCTATCTGCTGAAACTTCTCGCGCAACGCTTCGACGTCCCCGAGCTCGGCCATGTCAGCAGCTTCGAGGGCGTCCGGCGGCACGTCTCGTCCGCGTGCGGCGTGAAACGCAATTTCGGCTTCGTCTACCACCGGGAGGGGGAGGTCCAGGACCCGGAGGAGGTCACGCAGTGCAGCGTCTCGGAGTTCCCGAACGGGCCCGAGATGCACATGCACCGCCAGGACATCGACTCCTACCTCTTCTACTCGGCGGTGCGCCACGGCGCCCACCCGCGGCAGCGGACCTCCGTCGACCACATGGAGATCACCGACGACGCGGCCACCCTGACGACCCGGGCCGGCGAGCGGATCCGGGTCCGCTACGTCGTCGACGCCTCCGGGCGGAACTCGGTCCTGGCCAACCAGTACGGCCTGCGTGAGGACCCCTGCCGGTTCCGGACCCACTCGCGGACGCTGTTCACCCACATGGTCGGGGTGCGGCCGTTCGACGAGGTGACCCGGCCCAGCGGACAGCCCTCACCCTGGCACCAGGGGACGCTGCACCACATCTTCGACGGCGGATGGCTGTGGGTGATCCCGTTCGACAACCACCAACGCGCCACCAACCCGCTGTGCAGCGTCGGCCTCAACCTCGACACCCGCCGTTTCCCGAAACAGCCCGGTGTCACCGCGGACGAGGAGTGGCAGACCTACCTGGGCCGTTTTCCCAGCGTTGCGCGCCAGTTCGCCGCCGCCCGGCCCACCTGGGACTGGGTGTCCACCGGGCGCACCCAGTACTCCAGCACCCGGACGGTGGGTGACCGCTGGGCCATGATGAGCCATGCCGCCGGCGCCGTCGACGCGCTGTTCTCCCGAGGCATGGCGAACACGATGCAGGTCATCTACGCCTTCGCGCCCATGCTCATGGACGCCCTCGCCGACGGCGACCTCTCGGCCGAACGCTTCGCCTCCATCGACCAGCTCAACCAGACGATCCTCGACGTGAACGACCGGCTGGTGGCCGGCTCGTACACGTCGTTCCGGGACTTCGACCTGTGGCGGGCATGGTCCAAGGTGTGGTTCATGGCCTGGAACCTCGGCATCTCACGGATCGTCGGCACCTACTTCGGCTTCCTCGAGCGGGGCGACCCGGCGCTGTTCGACCAGCTCTTCGACGCCCCCTTCCCCGGCACCTTCTGCCCGGACCTGCCGGAGTTCCAGGATCTGTTCCGCCGGCTCGGCGGTGTGCTGGACGAGGTCGAGCAGGGCCGGGCGACGCCCGCCGAGGCGGTCGGGCGCCTCGCGGACCTGCTCGGCACCGCCGCCTTCCTGCCCGAGCCGCTGCGCCTGGGCGACGTCCTGCGCAGATGGCACGACGGTTCCTTCGACGCCCAGCGCCAGATGTACGAATGGGGGCGCTCGGCCTCGCCGCGACCCCTGCGCCGCTGGTACGACTACGACCTCGACGTGCTCCTGGCCCGTACCGGCGCCGTTCCGCAACCCGCCGCGTTCTGA